Proteins encoded together in one Thermomonospora curvata DSM 43183 window:
- a CDS encoding DUF6939 family protein, translating into MAIHVANRRRARASIEAAHPGALILDVTSRAERPWARFSPFYPHGGIPVPFSPGVTAQSVEGIWQALKVFANADVDPAKLEITTMKGLKRTVRKHGPVRGHRAGLTGEVLLPYEQARRQIYLPSYRWVLEHRVADLMDRLKELSSRGDIVLLDYTTNGDVTDLSAPLSHAALIRCHIEDRWPASPAAP; encoded by the coding sequence ATGGCGATTCATGTGGCGAACCGGCGCCGGGCGAGGGCGTCCATCGAGGCGGCCCATCCCGGTGCGCTGATCCTGGACGTCACCTCCCGCGCCGAACGACCGTGGGCGAGGTTCAGCCCGTTCTACCCGCACGGCGGCATTCCCGTGCCGTTCTCCCCCGGCGTCACCGCCCAGTCGGTCGAGGGCATCTGGCAGGCGCTGAAAGTGTTCGCCAACGCCGATGTCGACCCGGCCAAGCTGGAAATCACCACGATGAAAGGGCTCAAGCGCACCGTCCGCAAGCACGGCCCGGTGCGCGGGCACCGGGCGGGGCTGACGGGCGAGGTCCTGCTGCCGTACGAGCAGGCGCGCCGGCAGATCTACCTGCCGTCCTACCGCTGGGTGCTGGAGCACCGCGTCGCCGACCTGATGGACCGCCTGAAGGAGCTGAGCTCCCGCGGCGACATCGTACTGCTGGACTACACCACCAACGGGGACGTGACCGACCTGTCGGCCCCGCTGTCGCACGCCGCTCTCATCCGCTGCCACATCGAAGACCGCTGGCCCGCATCGCCGGCCGCCCCCTGA
- a CDS encoding FecCD family ABC transporter permease, which produces MLTPVREAPLRDDPPQPAVAGALRRGRVAGLFLLAGLLVLIVMASFAIGAERVPLSRVLPGIFEPDGSQSALIIQEMRLPRTLLGLAVGASLGLAGALMQALTRNPLAEPGVLGVNGGAALAVVLLIWLADVDQVLVYVWAAFAGAAGAVLLVYMIGSYGRAGATPGRLVLAGAALNAVFSALTNGVMLLDPHGFNSFRFWQVGSLAGRDLATLAQVGPFMAAGVLLALSLARSLNVLALGEEAGRALGGSLGRTRALGALAVVLLSGAATAAVGPIAFLGLAVPFIVRALVGPDQRWVLPYSLLLAPVLLLGADIVGRVVAPPAELETGIVTAFLGAPIFIMLVRRGRMPKL; this is translated from the coding sequence GTGTTGACTCCGGTGCGCGAGGCCCCCCTGCGCGACGACCCCCCGCAACCCGCCGTGGCCGGGGCGTTGCGGCGCGGCCGGGTGGCCGGGTTGTTCCTGCTGGCCGGGCTGCTGGTGCTGATCGTGATGGCGAGTTTCGCGATCGGGGCCGAACGCGTCCCCCTGAGCCGGGTGCTGCCGGGGATCTTCGAGCCGGACGGGTCGCAGAGCGCGCTGATCATCCAGGAGATGCGGCTGCCGCGCACCCTGCTGGGGCTGGCCGTGGGGGCCTCGCTGGGGCTGGCGGGCGCGCTGATGCAGGCGCTGACCCGCAACCCGCTGGCCGAGCCGGGGGTCCTGGGGGTCAACGGAGGCGCCGCGCTGGCGGTGGTGCTGCTCATCTGGCTGGCCGACGTCGACCAGGTGCTGGTGTATGTGTGGGCGGCGTTCGCCGGGGCGGCCGGTGCGGTGCTGCTGGTGTACATGATCGGCTCCTATGGGCGGGCCGGCGCCACGCCGGGACGGCTGGTGCTGGCGGGGGCGGCGCTCAACGCGGTGTTCAGCGCGCTGACCAACGGGGTGATGCTGCTGGACCCGCACGGCTTCAACAGCTTCCGGTTCTGGCAGGTCGGCTCGCTGGCCGGCCGGGACCTGGCCACGCTCGCCCAGGTCGGGCCGTTCATGGCCGCCGGGGTGCTGCTGGCGCTGTCGCTGGCCCGGTCGCTGAACGTGCTGGCGCTGGGGGAGGAGGCCGGGCGGGCGCTCGGCGGCTCCCTGGGCCGCACCCGGGCGCTGGGGGCGCTGGCGGTGGTGCTGCTCAGCGGCGCGGCGACGGCGGCGGTGGGGCCGATCGCCTTCCTGGGACTGGCGGTGCCGTTCATCGTGCGCGCCCTGGTCGGCCCCGACCAGCGGTGGGTGCTGCCGTACTCGCTGCTGCTGGCGCCGGTGCTGCTGCTGGGCGCCGACATCGTCGGGCGGGTGGTGGCCCCGCCGGCCGAGCTGGAGACCGGGATCGTCACCGCGTTCCTGGGGGCGCCGATCTTCATCATGCTGGTCCGCCGCGGAAGGATGCCCAAGCTGTGA